One segment of Synechococcus sp. A15-24 DNA contains the following:
- a CDS encoding NAD(P)H-quinone oxidoreductase subunit 4 — translation MDFGLATDAMAGSTFPWLSLIVLLPAFGALLMPLMPGDDEHPSPWPRNFALIVLFADLLLMLLVFSTRFDPSLSGLQLVERVSWLPSIGLEWSLGADGLSAPLVVLSGLVTFLSVAASWSVQRKCKLYFALLLVQASAQGLVFLSQDFLLFFLAWELELVPVYLLIAIWGGQNRQYAATKFILYTALASLLILISGLALALSGDQFTLNLTELASRSPGGSFGLLCYLGFLVGFGVKLPMFPLHTWLPDAHGEANAPVSMLLAGVLLKMGGYALLRFNVQMLPDAHLTLAPALVILGIVNIVYGALNAFAQDNVKRRIACSSVSHMGFVLLGIGAVDALGISGAMLQMVSHGLIAAAMFFFTGVFYERTKTLSIPNMGGLAKALPITFAFFLASSLASLALPGMSGFISEITVFLGITSQEGFTSLFRAITVLLAAIGLVLTPIYLLSMCRRVFFGPRIPALASVEDMRPRELVIGMSLLVPTLVIGIWPRIAMDLYEASTDNLATDLGQRALVALIEHLPIG, via the coding sequence ATGGACTTCGGGCTAGCGACGGACGCAATGGCGGGTTCAACCTTCCCCTGGCTGTCGCTGATTGTTCTGCTTCCAGCGTTCGGAGCACTGCTGATGCCCCTGATGCCAGGGGACGATGAGCATCCCTCACCCTGGCCGCGCAACTTCGCCCTGATCGTGCTGTTCGCGGACCTTCTATTGATGTTGCTGGTGTTCAGCACCCGGTTTGATCCCAGCTTGAGCGGTCTTCAACTGGTGGAACGGGTCAGCTGGCTTCCCTCCATCGGCCTCGAGTGGTCCCTTGGGGCGGATGGCCTCTCCGCACCTCTGGTGGTGCTCAGTGGGTTGGTCACGTTCCTCTCCGTCGCCGCGAGCTGGTCGGTGCAGCGCAAATGCAAGCTGTACTTCGCATTGCTGCTGGTGCAGGCGTCAGCCCAGGGTCTGGTCTTCCTTTCACAGGATTTCCTGCTCTTCTTCCTGGCCTGGGAGCTGGAATTGGTGCCGGTTTACCTGCTGATCGCCATCTGGGGCGGACAGAACCGTCAATATGCCGCCACCAAATTCATCCTCTACACAGCCCTGGCCTCTCTGCTGATCCTGATCAGCGGACTGGCCCTGGCGTTGTCCGGTGATCAGTTCACCCTGAATCTCACGGAACTGGCCTCCCGTTCCCCCGGCGGCAGCTTCGGCCTTCTCTGTTACCTGGGATTCCTGGTTGGCTTCGGCGTGAAGCTGCCGATGTTCCCGCTTCACACCTGGCTGCCGGATGCCCACGGCGAAGCGAACGCTCCAGTGTCAATGCTGCTGGCGGGCGTGCTGCTGAAGATGGGCGGTTACGCCCTGTTGCGTTTCAACGTCCAGATGCTGCCAGACGCCCATCTCACCCTGGCTCCTGCGCTGGTGATCCTCGGCATCGTCAACATCGTTTATGGCGCTCTCAACGCCTTCGCCCAGGACAACGTCAAACGACGGATCGCCTGCAGTTCCGTCAGTCATATGGGTTTTGTGCTGCTCGGCATCGGTGCCGTGGATGCTCTGGGCATCAGCGGCGCGATGTTGCAGATGGTGAGCCACGGACTGATCGCTGCCGCAATGTTCTTTTTCACCGGCGTCTTTTACGAGCGAACCAAAACCCTGTCCATTCCGAACATGGGTGGCCTGGCAAAAGCGCTGCCGATCACGTTTGCTTTTTTCCTGGCCAGCTCACTCGCATCTCTGGCCCTCCCGGGCATGAGCGGTTTCATCAGTGAAATCACGGTGTTCCTCGGCATCACCAGTCAGGAGGGCTTCACCTCGCTGTTCCGTGCCATCACCGTGCTTCTGGCCGCCATTGGCCTGGTGCTGACGCCGATCTACCTGCTCTCCATGTGCAGAAGGGTGTTTTTTGGCCCCAGGATCCCAGCCTTGGCCAGTGTTGAAGACATGCGCCCCAGGGAACTGGTGATCGGCATGAGCCTGCTGGTACCGACCCTGGTGATCGGCATCTGGCCAAGGATCGCCATGGACCTCTACGAAGCATCCACCGACAACCTGGCCACTGACCTGGGCCAGCGGGCTCTGGTGGCCCTGATCGAGCACCTACCCATCGGTTGA